A part of Scylla paramamosain isolate STU-SP2022 chromosome 24, ASM3559412v1, whole genome shotgun sequence genomic DNA contains:
- the LOC135112802 gene encoding uncharacterized protein LOC135112802: MPPLKAVERLEKLCGCKVANHLFCVFSSWYKGSNGFKINSDPNYIESESLGNGTLLKLHGLLNNTSEDGEDSLIQDCNAREDKYIQQLTEKNNDQGNCRSGTVSPIPLQYHMIDAITHWLARETREYLSRHLAPRFREEVLELLINVIACKVELPRPKEKLRIYEEDLDFICLLAFLLCISLKCLLTKGVTALDLSPISHLVKKWKLLCWGGEIVNHNGEECKCPSFDIFGFSLDVGVSGLKTLKYLKLPHFVYNSFVRKIAYMCPNLEVLILRCSADCANPKYNAPVVTNVEVLYGDSMLCPDGHVRLIPGCKDLVTLALPEGVETLDVTNDAIEMLTYMPNLQYFVGVPMIYVTEEFEEIFDQFPEPPKLTNFHHGAYEILSWPTFVYEESPAVPDSEYLSRVFSRVKEVGIYAPSHVTEKVLKGFPKAQDITIFTDNFPAHGKYLKNLTSLDINTGYQEEWPILVSLSQTSPKLEQLTLRSFSLQMDDVCTQSPVFSSLHTLKFHGQHVLQGTALLIFLRGCPSLSTFILSMITDEDGDSQLDEQTLLQAIPMLTGIQKFVYKVQSALKTTGGVPSSLTMQSCLALIDACPHLVYIGQLETWKITKLELNTLQELVRSKNWDLEIA; the protein is encoded by the coding sequence ATGCCACCACTCAAAGCTGTAGAGCGACTGGAGAAACTTTGTGGCTGTAAAGTTGCAAATCACCTTTTTTGTGTCTTCTCATCATGGTACAAAGGCAGCAATGGCTTCAAAATCAATAGTGACCCTAACTACATTGAAAGTGAAAGCTTAGGAAATGGTACCCTACTGAAGCTTCATGGCTTGCTGAATAATACTTCAGAAGATGGAGAAGACTCACTGATTCAGGATTGCAATGCAAGAGAGGACAAATATATTCAGCAgttaactgaaaaaaacaatgacCAAGGAAACTGCAGAAGTGGTACAGTCTCTCCTATCCCACTTCAGTACCACATGATTGATGCAATAACTCACTGGTTGGcaagggaaacaagagaatACTTGTCACGTCACTTAGCTCCCAGGTTCCGGGAGGAGGTCCTTGAACTCCTAATAAATGTAATTGCATGTAAGGTTGAGCTGCCCAGGCCAAAAGAAAAACTTCGCATATATGAGGAAGATTTGGATTTTATATGTTTGTTAGCATTCTTATTATGCATAAGCTTGAAGTGTTTGCTGACAAAAGGTGTAACGGCTTTGGATCTGTCTCCTATATCACATTtagtaaaaaaatggaaattattGTGCTGGGGTGGAGAAATTGTCAATCATAATGGAGAAGAATGTAAATGTCCTTCTTTTGACATATTTGGCTTTTCTCTTGATGTTGGAGTTTCAggattaaaaacacttaaatatctGAAGTTACCCCATTTTGTATACAACAGCTTTGTAAGAAAAATTGCATACATGTGCCCTAACCTAGAAGTCTTAATTCTGCGATGTTCAGCAGATTGTGCCAACCCAAAGTACAATGCTCCTGTGGTCACTAATGTGGAAGTATTGTATGGAGACTCTATGCTTTGTCCTGATGGCCACGTGAGACTTATACCTGGTTGTAAGGATTTAGTTACTCTTGCTCTGCCTGAAGGTGTGGAAACCTTGGATGTCACTAATGATGCTATTGAAATGTTGACATACATGCCCAACCTGCAGTATTTTGTGGGTGTTCCTATGATTTATGTGACAGAGGAGTTTGAGGAAATTTTTGACCAATTTCCTGAGCCTCCAAAGTTGACTAATTTTCATCATGGTGCATATGAGATATTGAGTTGGCCAACTTTTGTGTATGAGGAATCTCCAGCAGTACCAGATTCTGAGTATTTGTCTAGAGTGTTTTCCAGAGTTAAAGAGGTAGGAATATATGCACCAAGTCATGTCACTGAAAAAGTTCTGAAAGGATTTCCAAAGGCTCAAGACATTACAATATTCACAGATAATTTTCCAGCTCATGGTAAATACTTAAAAAACTTGACATCACTGGATATCAACACAGGGTATCAAGAAGAGTGGCCTATCCTTGTCTCCCTAAGTCAGACTTCCCCAAAATTAGAGCAGTTAACCCTCAGGTCTTTCTCTTTGCAAATGGATGATGTTTGTACCCAAAGccctgtcttttcctccttgcatACCTTAAAGTTCCACGGTCAGCATGTACTACAGGGAACGGCACTGCTCATCTTCCTTCGTGGTTGTCCCTCACTCTCTACCTTCATCCTCTCAATGATAACAGATGAGGATGGGGATTCACAACTGGATGAACAAACTCTATTGCAAGCTATCCCAATGTTAACTGGTATCCAGAAATTTGTATACAAAGTTCAGAGTGCTTTAAAGACAACAGGTGGTGTTCCATCTAGCTTAACAATGCAGTCATGTTTGGCTTTGATTGATGCTTGTCCACACCTTGTGTATATTGGACAGTTGGAAACATGGAAAATTACAAAGTTAGAGTTAAATACTTTACAGGAGTTAGTGAGGAGTAAAAATTGGGATTTGGAAATTGCTTGA